Sequence from the Castanea sativa cultivar Marrone di Chiusa Pesio chromosome 12, ASM4071231v1 genome:
GACCACCTACAAAATCTTATGAACTGGTCTCACTCTAAAATAGTCAATCAAGCTCTTTATAAATGATAGTATTAGCTTTTCATTTTTCCTCCCTTCTTAATTTTGGTGGGCTAGCTCTGCATAAGTCTGGTAAACATTGCGGAAAACTCGTTAGCGTAGGATTTACGTTGGTCAAGTGCTCTACTCCAACTTCAAACTTTTAAGTCATTTGATTACATAGCAAATTGGCCCTATGGAAGTCGAAGTTCTCAATCAGATAGGTAGATTTTTTGGTAGTAATGTAAGACATGTCAAGAACCTTATAGTTTAGTAGCATTTTTTTACTTATGCTTACTAGAAGAACTGGGATTCAGATTAAAATTTTCTCTACATGTTAAAATGGTAAATTATGATTTCAGTATTAGTATTCTGTTGTTTACaattgatatcacttttattatgTAGCATCATCAACAAATGAAACAAGCAAATGGGCCGTTTGATATGGCATTTTAAgtaacattttttagtttttaaacaatattatacgtattttcatttttcacacacttttttacccatacgtatttttaaaaattacaaacaacgtgactagaacaacgttaccaaagacttttttttttttctccaaacaCTTATTGTTTCTTCAGATttaggtggagtttggatacaaCTTCTGCGTTTCCACGTCGcgttttgctttctttttttttttttttttttttttaaacccagccgcaaggtttgactattcagccatgaacagtgcacaaatgcactgttcatgagtcccacaaatttcatttttcagcaactttttcattaaaaatgggtcccacagtactattcatacatttaaaaattattttgctacagtgtttttagttttcagttttcagtttcagcaaaataggttctatccaaacggactcttagaATCAAAAAACCATGTAACATGTGTACTTCAATTTTATTGTACATGGCCCAAAATGACCTCGAGTGGAACTATGCTCGTTATGGccttatgtttttagtttgaccttttgttttctaaaactttaggAGCAGGTTGGTAACTTTGTTTtagtaatgttatttgtattttttgaaaatacgtgtggataagaaagtgtgtgaaaatacgtgtaatgttgtttaaaaactaaaaaatattgctTAAACTACCCTACCAAACAACCCTTAATTTAGCAtggtattaaaatatttatgacTGTAGACTTTTTAGTAAAACAGTGAGatataatttagtatttatttgtattgctTGTGTAGAGTAGAATATAGCTATGCATTCAAACATCAAAATATCCTAAACACCAAATGAACATTCTCAAAGTCACTTCCTCcatcctcctcctcttcttcttcttctccttctcatACCTTGCAACCAGCACAGAGTTATGCAAAAACTCCGTTTGCAGCTCCAACAGCCCCGGAATTCGCTTTCCGTTCCGGATACAAAGCCGTCAGCTGGAATCATGTGGCTATCCAGGTTTTGATTTATCCTGCAATAATGCAACCCAAACAATACTTCTGAACCTGCCTTATTCAGGACAATTCATCGTCCAAGGAATAAACTATACCACACAGCAAATATGGATCAATGATCCAAATAATTGCCTCCCTAAACAGCTTTTTTCACTTAATCTCTCGGGTTCTCCCTTTAAGGGTGTATATCATCAAGAATTTTCATTCTTTAATTGCTCCTCTGGTTTTTTGAAAGATCAATTAACACCTATTATTTGTCTTAGCGATTCAAATCACACAATATTTGCTACCTCGTCTAGAAGAGTTTTTGATGTGATTTTGTTATCAACTTGCAAGTTCATTACAAATGTTTCGGTTCCAGTTCAGTGGCCATTTGATGAGCAAATATTATCCTCAGACCTTAATGATGATCTTCTGCTAACTTGGGATGAACCTTCTGGTTGTGGAAAGTGTGAGTCACGAGGAGGGCAGTGTGGGTTCAAGACCAATTCAAGCCATGAAATTGTGTGCTCTAATGTTCCTCATCCTCATCAGTCTGGTAAGTTTCTACTTGGTCCtccaaatgttctatttttttttttttttttggttgaggaaATCCAAATGTTCTATTATGTTTGttattttagcaatttaatttaattttttagagaaaatattcaaaatttaaattagtttaatttaGACCGTTAGCATACTAAGGCTTTTCAGATAATCAAAGGGTTAATTTATTGCTTGGACAAGGATTACATATTAGCTATTCTTATATCCAAAAGCAAGTGATTTTTGATCTTGAAAGAGGATatattatagataattaatacTCCGTAAATAtcatgcactttttttttagataaggAATA
This genomic interval carries:
- the LOC142619374 gene encoding putative RING-H2 finger protein ATL21B; protein product: MNILKVTSSILLLFFFFSFSYLATSTELCKNSVCSSNSPGIRFPFRIQSRQLESCGYPGFDLSCNNATQTILLNLPYSGQFIVQGINYTTQQIWINDPNNCLPKQLFSLNLSGSPFKGVYHQEFSFFNCSSGFLKDQLTPIICLSDSNHTIFATSSRRVFDVILLSTCKFITNVSVPVQWPFDEQILSSDLNDDLLLTWDEPSGCGKCESRGGQCGFKTNSSHEIVCSNVPHPHQSGFPRSARYAIVIGVGVPGSLCLLGLLCFLFGKVESYNARRHIEIPEFNPTIAPPPKIMVGLDGPTIESYPKIVLGESWCLPKPNDNTCPICLSEYQAKETLKSIPKCQHCFHIECIDEWLSLNATCPICRNSLQ